A segment of the Anaerolineae bacterium genome:
ATCGGTCAGGCCGGAGCCGTTGTCGGCCAAAAATTCATTGATAATCAAGTCGCTGGCGTTGCTGGCAGACGTGGTGAAACTCATTCCGCCGCTGAGCAGCAGGCTGAGGACCAATACCATCCAAAAGAATCTTTTTCTAGTTTTTAGGTGAATCATGATTACCTACAACTTCTGATTTATAATGAAGGTGGGGATACTGTATGCAGCACCCCCACTACTGTAACCAGAGTAGTACTATTTGCACTGAGTAAAAGTCTGGTATCTCAAATCATCAAGATGGTGTAAAATAACCTTTTCTCGCTCATCCACAAAACGCAGCATGTTCTGAACGTTTTGGTCAAAGAGCTGCAAGCCGGGCAAATCCGGCGCCCAGCGGTCCGTTTCCATTTGGATGAAGGGCCGCACAATTTCCGCCTGGGTCATAATTTCGGCTTTGACATTTTCTTTGGAAAGCTGGCCCACTTCGGTGGGTGGTTTGCCGTATTTGTTCTCAACCCCCAGATATTCCCGGGCGCGGTCTACAAAACGGTGTTTGAAGCCGCAAAAGCCGATCATGGGTTTTTCCATGAGCCGGGTAATGCTATCGTGCGGGCTGTAGGCGCGTTCCAGGGTATTCATGTCGGTTCTGAAGCCCTGGGAGCCGCTGCCAAAGCTGAATTCAGCGTCCCAAACCATAATGCGCCATTTGGCATCGCTGCCATAAGCCTCCGGGTCCCAGCGCCGGTAAACCAGCCAGTTGCTCTGCGGCCAATCATAATTTTGCACGTACGCCTGGAGAAACATATATGAAAATAGATTTTCCAGGTCTACCCGCCATTCCAGGCCGCCAATGTTGCCCGGATTGGAAAAATCGGCGCTGCCCACCCAGTTCTGGTTCTCCAGCCAACTGCCGTAACCGCCGTCTCTCACTTCTTCCTGCTCAACCCACAAACCTTGCTCGTCATAGTAACGGGCTTTTTCTATAACGTCCCATTCGGCGTCTTTGGTAGAATATGAGCGCAGCATTTGCTGGTCAATCCGCTCGGTTAAATTGTAAAGGCCCCAGAATTGGCCGTTGAGGTAAACCAGCACCCAGCGACCATGGGCAATGGGTTGGCCCATATTGCGGTGCAAATTGCGCGTTACCTGGTCGCCGATGTACTTGGCGGTATAAACCTGGTCGCCTCTAACGCCGTTTTCGCCCCAGTAAGCAAAACTGTCGTTGTAGCCGGCGCGCAGCACCAGTTTGTCAAACTTGGTTACGGGACTATCTTCAAACAGGGGATATTCCAGGTTGCCCGGCCCGCCATACTCTTTGCGAAAGTAGAGGCGATACGATTTTTTGGGACTATACCAGCGAGATTTGCCGCCATGGATGCGAATACCGGCATTTACATTAAACTCTTCCCGTCCGCCGGGCGCAAAGTATTCTATGGTCACGGGGCGTTCCCATTCTTTGCCCCTTTCTTGCGGCGCAGTGTGCAGGGTGTTAAAGTGAACCCAATCGGAGGAGAGAGAAATCACCGGAATGGTCTGCTCATAATCAGCTACAATGTAAGAGCGGGTATAGGGATAACCGGCGGGCGTGCCGTCATATTTAAACACCTGGGCCCGGATAACGGTTGACTGGTTGATGGCGATGGGGCCGGTATAAGGGGCGCTGGCGGCCATGGGCAAAGAACCGTTGGTGGTGTAGCGGATGGTCCCGCCGGTGAGATTTTTCAGAGTTAAAACAAAGGGTTGGTGGGTCACCATGGCCTCATGCGAAAAGACAATGGTTTCGGGAAACACAACCACTTTCGGTTCAGACGCTTCACCAGGCTCGGCTTCGGTATCTGTTTGTGCCTCATCACTTACTGTACCCCCTTGGGCAAAAACAACGCTTTCACCAGCTGATAACTCAATCCCCACCCATAAGGCCAGGAGCAATCCCATTAAAAATATTCTTAAACCAAATTTATTGAACCAACCTAAGCTCATCATCATTTGCCTCCTTGAGCTATCTTCCTGAAAGCGTCTAAGGTGTATTTTATTAGACGCGGTGTAAACTAGAATTCTTATTTTGGCAAACCGGCCAGAACGTGGTAAGCGGGTGTATTGAGAATACCAAAACCGGCCAGTTCAGTACCCGGCGCGGTTACGCCGTAGTCCAAATTCCAAAGGAACATTGGCCCCACCCAGCCCCACTGTTTGCTCATTTGATACGCTTCAGCAATCCACCGGGCTTGCTCTTCAGGGGTGTTATCGAGGGCATATTCATAACCCGGTTTGGGCTTGCCGGAAACAGCCCAGCCAAATTCCGTAGGGACAATGACTCTGTGGCCGTCTCCGTTGGCCGCCATTACTTCGCGGTAGCCTTCCATTGTGCCCCGAAAACACCAACTGTGGTGCCGGTTCTCAAACGGTCCCCGGAAATTGGTTGCGGTTAAGTCGGTCACAGTGCGCCAATCGCCTTGAGCCGGACAGTTGTAGCCGCTAGGGTGCGCGCCGAGGGCGTCAAAAAATCCCCTGGCGCCGTTAGCGTACATCTGGTTAAGGTAGTCAATATCATCCACTGCGGCCTCACCCACATTGCCGGCCGGGGTTAAGGCGCCGCTCACCACAAGCATTTCTGGATTGACGGACTTAATAGCCCGGTAAGAGGCTTGCAAAAGCTGCACGTAATTGGCGGCATTAATGCGGCCCATCCCGCCGGCTTCATACCAAAGATTCTGCTCGTTCCAAATTTCAACGGCCTGCACTTTACCGCGATAGCGGCCGGATACTTGCGCCACAAACTGGGCGTAGAGATTCGGGTCTTGGGGCGGGCCTTCCACGCTTTTGTCATCATCCGGCGGCCGCGCCCAATCAGGGGCCTTGGGAATGCTTAACAGAATGTTAATGCCGTTGCCGTGGTAGGCGTTGATCAGCCCATCCCACATTGCCCAGGCGTAATCACCGGGCGCCGATTCTACATCTTTCCAGGCCATTTGAAACTTGACCCAATTGAAACCCAAAGCTCTGATGTGCTCAATATTGGCCGAGGTATCGCCGCGCGGGTCAGCCTGAATACCGTAGCCAAAGGGAATGTTCATGGCCGGTACGGCCGGCGGCTGCGGCGCGGCTTGTTGTTGAGCCGGCCTGGGCGTGGCAGTTGGAATTGCGGTTGGCGCCGGAGTGGGGGTAGCAGTTAGGCTGGGCGTGGGCGTGGGCGTAGGAGTTGGTAAAGGGGTGGGCGTGGCCACTTGCACAACCAGCGTTCCCTGCGGAAGGGGCGTTGGATTTTGGCCGGAAAAGATACCGGCGATCACGGCAAAAACACCGCCCTGTTTCGGGGCAGTCCATTGATAATCAGGACGGCTCAGATCAACCGTTGTTTGGCTCACAATGACTCCATCTTGATCTTGCACTCGCCAGGCCACGGAATATTCATTGTCCGCCAAAGCCGGGGTAAAGGTTGAATTTTGGAAAGTCCGCAATATTTCCCACACCTGTTCATCCGCTTCAGCACCAACATTCTCAAAAGCTACACCATACAAATTGTAATAATTCACCAACTCCAGGGCATCCACCAACCGGGCCGGGTTCGCCAGGTAAACGGTATGGTGGCGATTGTCTTGGTCCAGATAGCCAAACCAATACGTGCCGGTTGTGCCGTCAATTTGAACGCCGGTTGAGGCTTGGCCGGACAACGTAAAATCCAGATTCCTGCCAGGATTAATTCCCTCAAAAACATTCACCACCATAACCCCGCCGATTTTTTCAAGCGCTTGCGCGGAACTAACAGATTGGGCCTGCCCATCTACCCACTCAATATTGTGGGGGGTATAGCGCAACTGTATTTTGTAACGATTAATTTGCCCGGTAGCCCAATCGAGCATCTGCTCCATTTGTCCGCCCGGTGCATAAGCTTTTGGATCAGGCCAGGTGGGCACTTTAACCCGGTCTGCAATGCGGCCAATAGCCGGCCAATCATAAGCGCCGGTATCCCAAGCGCCTGTAGATAACTGTTGGGGCAGGGCAACGTGTACCAAAAGCTGCTTATCTTCTGGCAGCGCCCGGCGTAACTCCAGCAAAAAATCGGTGTACTCCTGGCGTAAATCGGGAGAAATGTCCCGGTAATCAAGATCAATACCCCGATATTGGCTGCCGGTAAACAGATCAACAATGGCCTTGAGATGCTGTTGGCGCAGGGCCGGGTCAACCAACAAGTTATCAATCTCAGCCCCATTACGAATGGTGGGGATAACTGCCAGATCGGCATCTTGAATTTCTAAAGGAATTTGGCCAACATTGCCGGTAAGGCAACCATCACCGGCCAAATAAAAAATCGGGAGGTTGATTTCAACCGTTCTGGTTTCGTCAACATCGGGCAAATCGGGCAAGATGTTATGATGCCTACCGGCGTAATCGGTAGAGATACCAAGATCAAGCGCGTGTGTTTGCATGAGAGCCACTGCCTTGGGCAAAAAATCCAGTTCAGCTTGAATAATATTTTGGGCCAAAATTCTGCGGCTGGGCTGCCATTCCCATGTTTCGCCGTTAAAGGCGTACAGGTCCAGGGTATGGTCGTTTTTGGCGGCAGGGTTGGGCAGGCTTAAGTTCAGGGTGGGTAAAAGCTTTCCGCTATAGGTAATACGATAAACCGGCCCTTTGGTTTCTAAATTGGCGGGCAACTTTTCTGGCGCGGTTGCCAGATTGTCACTCGCCGCCGCCGGCTGAAACTGATCGTCTGGCAGAATATCCAACTTAACCCAAGCAGGCTGGCCCGTTACCGGCGTAAAAATTAATTCTGCTCCATTATCAGTATACAAGCTATAATTGTCTACGTCAATGGGTTTGTAATCCCCATAAAACAGTCGATCGGCCAATGAAATTGGCGGCAAAAACAGCACCATCGCCATTGCCCCCCCAAAAACTACGAGCAAAATTATCCAACTTGATTTAATCTTGTACTGTTTCAGCAACAACATGCTTCTACCTCTATATCCTTATACGTCATCAGCCACAAAAATTATGACACGGTTCCCGGCAGCTTAAGAAATAGCCCCAGATCAAGGTTGCCCCGGTATGGCAACCAATTTGCATTAACCGGCCCAGTTGCCATGATACCAGTTCTGCCGCCAATTGACCTCACCTGTTTGAATTATTTTGGGGGGGCTAACTTGAGTAATATTTAGGCGGGCACGGCCCCACTCAGGTGAGTAAGGGCATGTAAGAAGGAATTTGACAAGAGACCAAGAAAATGTTCTGAAGCTTGGGTTCCTTCAAGCTACGCTCAACTTATTAAACTCAATGCCGCAAATTCTCTTAAAACGACATTCCTACCGGATGTAAATTTTTCAAGTAGGTGTGTGCTCTTTAGCCATGACAACATTAATATATACGAACCACGCCAGCAAAAGGTTTTAAAACTTCAAAAATCCAACCTGACCGGCAACTTGCCCAGAGATACATTAACCCAGGCCCATTAACTACGGGCACGGCCGGTTTGACGGTTTTAGATCAGTATATACCAAAATTGGCCATAGCGTCATCCATCAAAGGGGGGATTTATGGGGATGGAGGGGGTGGATATGAGAAGCCATGTTTTAACCAACCACTTCTGCCAGATCCATCTATTCACCTCTATTTTGGCGGTAGGGACCGGGCAATGTTCGGCCCCTACCCTATGGCCTAAAAAGGGGGCCAGACCCGGCCGGGGTGCGTCCCGGATGTCAGGCAGATAGGGGCGACCGGCCGGTCGCCCCTACTTTCTGTTGCCCTACTTTTTGGCAACGAGCCTGCAATGAATTGATTAACTGACACAAGGTGTCAACAATTCTGAAGTAAAGTGGAGATATAATTAAAGTGTTCACAGACTGCTTTGCGGTGGGTGAGCCAGATAGCCTTAGCCCCCATCCCTTACGCATTTGCTCAAAGTACGGTGCGCTTTAGCCTATAGCCGGGATGAACAAAGGAGAGTCCTTGCTCTGTTGGCCAATCCAAATAAGAACGGCAACACCGCTACTTTGTCTAAAAAACTGCTAGCAGGTTTAACCGCGGGGAGGGGCATGAGCAGGAGATAAAAGACTTTTGGCTCACTGCCGGTCTAAGCTGGATGAAGCATTTGCCCTGGGCCAAGCGTTAGCTACAAACGGTAGCGCAAGCTAACGAGCGTTGGTTAAATGGATCTGCCCAGCTAAATTTCTTCTTGATTGAAGGAAGGAAACCATGCGTGAATCTATCAATGATCTTATCAAAAATGATACCATTATGTTTGAGTATGATGTGCATGATATGCAGCGAGCAGTAGCCTGGTACAAAAATGTTCTTGGCTTTGAGGTGATTTTTTCCGGCGGCGATTGCCATACGGAGTTTGCCTTGCCGGTTAAGGGCGCGCGGCTGGCTTTGAGTTGGGTTGAGCCGGACGTAAAAATTAAAAAAGCGGCCCGGTTATTCATTTCCACCCCCGATGTTTACGCGGTTGAGGCGTATTTGCAGGGCAAAGACGTCAAGACTGGGCCGCTTGAGAAGGTAGATGGTGTGGTGTTGATTCTGTGGGTTGAGGATTGCGAGGGCAACCATTTTGCTTTTGAACAGTGGCTGGCGCGGTCATAAAAACAACAAAACTAAGGGAGCAAACTATGCTGAACTATGCTGTTTTTTTACCAAACTTTGGCCCCTACGGCGATGCCCGGACCCTGGCTAACCTGGCCCGCGATGCCGAAGCAGCCGGCTGGGACGGCTTTTTTATTTGGGATCACATTGCCGCCTGGGGCAATAGAGAAATGGTTGATCCCTGGGTGGCGCTGGCGGCCATTGCCCTGCAAACCGAGTGCGTACGCTTGGGCGCCATGATCACGCCTCTGCCGCGCCGCCGCCCCTGGAAAGTGGCCCGGGAAACGGTGTCAGTTGACCATCTTTCTAGGGGACGGTTGACCCTGGGCGTGCACGAAGAAGAATTTGCCTACCTGGGCGAAGAAACCAATCCCAAAATACGTGGTGCAATGCTGGACGAGGCGCTGGAGGTGTTGCTAAAATTGTGGACGGGGGAAACAATCACTAACCGGGGGCCATATTACCCCATCAAAGAGGCCCGTTTTTTACCCAGGCCGGGGCAATCGCCGCGTATTCCGGTATGGGTGGGCGGCGTTTGGCCCAATAAAGCTCCGCTACGGCGGGCGGCGCGGTGGGATGGAATGTTTACCCTATTTAACAAAGAGGGTGACGTTGAGGTTGAGATTGAGAACATTAAACAAGCCGTAGCCTACGTGCAAGCTCACCGGCAAAACAACCAACCCTTTGACGTGATTTACGCGGGCCGGCCCACGCCCGGCGACGACCCGGCGCAAGCTGCGGAAATTGTCAGCCGATATGCCAAAGCAGGCGTTACCTGGTGGTTGGAAAATATCACCCCCTTCAGTTTTGGCCAAACTATGGAAGAAACATGGCCCCTAGAAGCCATGCATCAACGCATCCGGCAAGGGCCGCCAACAATTTAGAGAGAGGTTGAGTAATGATTGCTCCAAGATTAAAAAAAGGCAATAAAATTGGGATTGTTTCGCCCTCAAACCCGGTGGCTCAAGATGACCCGCAAATATGAACAACGGCATCAAGTTTTTGGCGGAAATGGGGTTTGAAGTGGTACTTGGCCAACACGTATTTTCAAACACGCTGGGCTACGCCGCCTTGCCTCAAAAAAAGGCAGCGGACATTAACGCCATGTTTGCCGACGAGTCCGTCAAAGCCATTATCTGTTCGCAAGGCGGCTAT
Coding sequences within it:
- a CDS encoding CotH kinase family protein; amino-acid sequence: MMMSLGWFNKFGLRIFLMGLLLALWVGIELSAGESVVFAQGGTVSDEAQTDTEAEPGEASEPKVVVFPETIVFSHEAMVTHQPFVLTLKNLTGGTIRYTTNGSLPMAASAPYTGPIAINQSTVIRAQVFKYDGTPAGYPYTRSYIVADYEQTIPVISLSSDWVHFNTLHTAPQERGKEWERPVTIEYFAPGGREEFNVNAGIRIHGGKSRWYSPKKSYRLYFRKEYGGPGNLEYPLFEDSPVTKFDKLVLRAGYNDSFAYWGENGVRGDQVYTAKYIGDQVTRNLHRNMGQPIAHGRWVLVYLNGQFWGLYNLTERIDQQMLRSYSTKDAEWDVIEKARYYDEQGLWVEQEEVRDGGYGSWLENQNWVGSADFSNPGNIGGLEWRVDLENLFSYMFLQAYVQNYDWPQSNWLVYRRWDPEAYGSDAKWRIMVWDAEFSFGSGSQGFRTDMNTLERAYSPHDSITRLMEKPMIGFCGFKHRFVDRAREYLGVENKYGKPPTEVGQLSKENVKAEIMTQAEIVRPFIQMETDRWAPDLPGLQLFDQNVQNMLRFVDEREKVILHHLDDLRYQTFTQCK
- a CDS encoding cellulase family glycosylhydrolase, with the protein product MLVVFGGAMAMVLFLPPISLADRLFYGDYKPIDVDNYSLYTDNGAELIFTPVTGQPAWVKLDILPDDQFQPAAASDNLATAPEKLPANLETKGPVYRITYSGKLLPTLNLSLPNPAAKNDHTLDLYAFNGETWEWQPSRRILAQNIIQAELDFLPKAVALMQTHALDLGISTDYAGRHHNILPDLPDVDETRTVEINLPIFYLAGDGCLTGNVGQIPLEIQDADLAVIPTIRNGAEIDNLLVDPALRQQHLKAIVDLFTGSQYRGIDLDYRDISPDLRQEYTDFLLELRRALPEDKQLLVHVALPQQLSTGAWDTGAYDWPAIGRIADRVKVPTWPDPKAYAPGGQMEQMLDWATGQINRYKIQLRYTPHNIEWVDGQAQSVSSAQALEKIGGVMVVNVFEGINPGRNLDFTLSGQASTGVQIDGTTGTYWFGYLDQDNRHHTVYLANPARLVDALELVNYYNLYGVAFENVGAEADEQVWEILRTFQNSTFTPALADNEYSVAWRVQDQDGVIVSQTTVDLSRPDYQWTAPKQGGVFAVIAGIFSGQNPTPLPQGTLVVQVATPTPLPTPTPTPTPSLTATPTPAPTAIPTATPRPAQQQAAPQPPAVPAMNIPFGYGIQADPRGDTSANIEHIRALGFNWVKFQMAWKDVESAPGDYAWAMWDGLINAYHGNGINILLSIPKAPDWARPPDDDKSVEGPPQDPNLYAQFVAQVSGRYRGKVQAVEIWNEQNLWYEAGGMGRINAANYVQLLQASYRAIKSVNPEMLVVSGALTPAGNVGEAAVDDIDYLNQMYANGARGFFDALGAHPSGYNCPAQGDWRTVTDLTATNFRGPFENRHHSWCFRGTMEGYREVMAANGDGHRVIVPTEFGWAVSGKPKPGYEYALDNTPEEQARWIAEAYQMSKQWGWVGPMFLWNLDYGVTAPGTELAGFGILNTPAYHVLAGLPK
- a CDS encoding VOC family protein, which gives rise to MRESINDLIKNDTIMFEYDVHDMQRAVAWYKNVLGFEVIFSGGDCHTEFALPVKGARLALSWVEPDVKIKKAARLFISTPDVYAVEAYLQGKDVKTGPLEKVDGVVLILWVEDCEGNHFAFEQWLARS
- a CDS encoding LLM class flavin-dependent oxidoreductase, producing the protein MNYAVFLPNFGPYGDARTLANLARDAEAAGWDGFFIWDHIAAWGNREMVDPWVALAAIALQTECVRLGAMITPLPRRRPWKVARETVSVDHLSRGRLTLGVHEEEFAYLGEETNPKIRGAMLDEALEVLLKLWTGETITNRGPYYPIKEARFLPRPGQSPRIPVWVGGVWPNKAPLRRAARWDGMFTLFNKEGDVEVEIENIKQAVAYVQAHRQNNQPFDVIYAGRPTPGDDPAQAAEIVSRYAKAGVTWWLENITPFSFGQTMEETWPLEAMHQRIRQGPPTI